Within the Dolichospermum compactum NIES-806 genome, the region GGGCATGGCATAAGTAATATTATCGGTTAATTTAGTTTTGCCATTTTCTTCTGTAAATTCATGACGATGTACCCAAGACTCAAAAAGTCCAGATATCTGTTCATCGGTAAACTGATGATATTTTTCATAGTCTGTGTGCCGTGCTAACCAAGTTAAAGGTAAAATACCTAGAAAAAGCCGAAATTCTGTAATTGCCCCGGCGGCTAGTCCACCTTCACGTCTAACGATTTGTACAGGTTGCCAAGGTGGAGTGAGTATTTGCAGTATGTCTGGTCTTTCGTGGAATTTCCAAACTGCTTCAACTGGTGCGTTAATAATTGAGGAATGTTTAAAGTGCAACATGAACAAAAAACCTAAAATTGAGCCTTTAGATTCATTATTGACAATTTTATGAGCAAATAGGCGGAAAAACCCGGAATTGATAGCTAAAAATAGTTAAATTCAGTATAACGAGAGAACCAACTACAGCGTACCCTACGGGATATTGCTACGCGGAGCGTCCCGGAGGGAACTAGCACTGCTGCAGGCAATTCGCTAATTGAGGTATAAAAAAATATTTTATCAATTTTTTAGAATTTACCCGTTGATATATCATTTATTGTGCAATAATGGAAGTCGAGAAGTAATTCGGTGGACTTCGTTTGTTTTTAGTATTGATA harbors:
- a CDS encoding SRPBCC family protein, yielding MLHFKHSSIINAPVEAVWKFHERPDILQILTPPWQPVQIVRREGGLAAGAITEFRLFLGILPLTWLARHTDYEKYHQFTDEQISGLFESWVHRHEFTEENGKTKLTDNITYAMPGGDGIEFMSGWLVQAQLEAMFRYRHYVTKRECEK